The following proteins are co-located in the Desulfurococcus amylolyticus Z-533 genome:
- a CDS encoding DUF47 domain-containing protein, which translates to MSESPERGSLAELTAIEYLGNMMSIVSDQVSVLTALMNQYSPSPDIEKMYERVRSIKHRGEEMKIMLMEYLVKNSEVMMYSRSYIEMVRTIDRFIQHVDSVAYRILIASKNNISINNDLITTLQTMIGKVRQQVNLIQDSLQKLSTHPRKSMEHVDEVLKLEDEVDNIFRESIFKVYETYSSSVAGLMVLKDLIEYIEELSDLLKNLGEEIRYLALVRTVTR; encoded by the coding sequence GTGAGCGAGAGCCCTGAGAGAGGTTCGCTTGCTGAGTTAACAGCTATAGAGTACCTAGGTAACATGATGTCTATTGTGAGTGATCAGGTCTCAGTGTTAACGGCCCTAATGAACCAGTATTCTCCAAGCCCTGACATCGAGAAGATGTATGAGAGGGTAAGGTCTATTAAGCATCGTGGAGAGGAGATGAAAATAATGTTGATGGAGTACCTGGTTAAGAATAGCGAGGTAATGATGTATTCGAGGAGCTATATAGAGATGGTTAGAACCATAGATAGATTCATACAACACGTGGACAGCGTAGCGTACAGGATACTCATAGCATCTAAAAACAATATCAGTATAAACAACGACCTGATTACCACGCTTCAAACAATGATAGGGAAGGTTAGACAACAGGTTAACCTAATACAGGATTCGCTACAAAAGCTGTCAACGCATCCAAGAAAATCCATGGAGCATGTTGACGAGGTGTTGAAACTAGAGGATGAAGTGGACAACATATTTAGGGAGTCTATATTCAAAGTATATGAGACCTACTCTAGCTCTGTAGCTGGATTAATGGTTTTAAAGGATTTAATAGAATATATTGAAGAGCTCAGCGACCTACTCAAGAACCTCGGTGAGGAAATACGTTATCTAGCACTAGTGAGAACAGTAACGAGGTAA
- a CDS encoding KaiC domain-containing protein, translating into MGRIPSGIPGLDELIEGGIPRGFMVALVGEPGTGKTAMSIQFISKGLLEGDKAIYVTTEESRESIISQSKRFGVDLKPYIDDGKLVVIDALMGEYGDLWSLKELDVDELISIIIEAKKYLGPGHARLVIDSMSAFWLEKPVMARKYSYQVKRVLSKWGFTILATSQYAVTTQLGFGFGIEHVADGVIRLRKSVVKGVLKRFLVIEKMRQTNHDQHVFEVEIVDGLGVRIAGPVKASRWDLALPPDVVARIIESGFDKLEYEG; encoded by the coding sequence GGCTAGACGAGCTCATAGAGGGGGGTATACCAAGGGGTTTCATGGTTGCTCTTGTAGGTGAACCAGGTACCGGTAAGACAGCTATGTCGATACAGTTCATATCAAAGGGGCTGCTGGAAGGCGATAAGGCCATATATGTTACAACAGAGGAGTCTAGGGAGAGCATTATTTCCCAGTCTAAACGGTTTGGAGTTGATCTAAAACCATATATTGATGATGGAAAGCTAGTTGTGATAGACGCGTTAATGGGTGAATACGGGGATCTATGGAGTCTTAAAGAACTAGACGTAGATGAATTAATCTCTATCATCATCGAGGCAAAGAAGTACCTCGGTCCAGGCCATGCTAGATTAGTCATAGACTCTATGAGTGCATTCTGGCTTGAGAAGCCGGTCATGGCTAGGAAATACAGTTACCAGGTTAAACGGGTTTTGAGTAAATGGGGATTCACAATACTTGCTACAAGCCAATACGCGGTAACAACTCAACTGGGCTTTGGCTTCGGCATCGAGCATGTTGCCGATGGAGTAATAAGGCTCCGTAAAAGCGTTGTAAAAGGAGTTCTCAAACGTTTCCTAGTCATCGAGAAGATGAGGCAGACTAATCATGATCAACATGTGTTCGAAGTAGAGATAGTGGATGGCTTAGGAGTCCGAATAGCTGGACCCGTGAAGGCCTCTAGATGGGATTTAGCACTCCCACCAGATGTAGTAGCGAGAATTATTGAGAGCGGCTTTGATAAATTAGAGTATGAGGGCTAA
- a CDS encoding B12-binding domain-containing radical SAM protein, with amino-acid sequence MLYIQKYYLGEAGKMRMLVIDVLARSTGKRYSTYDVVGAGPRVVAGMLSEKYDTLLMPYEKAMGSKDVVRSVTHIFLSAMSSDKGALGRVVGYIRRVNPSAVITVGGPVGFEYGELLKRFDIDYVIVGEAEIPLQRFMECIVEDRCSKHEVPALGFRDNGAVTLTTRHIHTPSDVLSSIKPWARIDEMFDYPQVYRVYVEAVRGCSNFMRPMVGSIGCIFCGNCRSSKNEERVNCPANIPPGCGFCSVPSMFGPARSRSVDSIVKEVEELIEHGARRIVLSAPDILDYGRDLLVNGPLTNPCNPPANTEAIEELLSRLNALKPVSQGRVVVMIENIKACLVNDEVAKILGKYLPGTTVHIGLETGSDIYNDKVLGKPIKVADVVNAVRLLKKNSLRPYVYLMHSLPFASRKIYEETLKTVNELGEAGVEKITLYKYTPLPYTAFEKIPSEERGVEEWIARLKAVVRRYNTMQKKEILGKHVEAFIIESNGRVYGYPVKHGPVIFLGRIARRGLDGCLVIVEVTGTRYRYVKGRIVKIKECPPAS; translated from the coding sequence ATGCTCTATATCCAAAAATATTATCTAGGCGAGGCTGGAAAAATGAGGATGCTGGTTATCGATGTACTTGCCAGGTCCACGGGTAAAAGGTACTCAACATATGATGTCGTGGGTGCGGGTCCACGAGTGGTAGCTGGCATGCTTTCTGAAAAATACGACACATTGCTCATGCCATACGAAAAAGCCATGGGTAGTAAGGACGTTGTCAGAAGTGTTACCCACATCTTTCTATCAGCGATGAGTAGTGATAAGGGAGCTCTGGGTAGAGTCGTAGGGTATATTAGAAGAGTTAATCCCTCAGCAGTAATTACCGTGGGAGGGCCGGTTGGCTTTGAATACGGTGAGTTATTGAAGAGGTTCGATATCGACTACGTTATAGTTGGTGAAGCCGAGATACCTCTTCAAAGATTCATGGAATGCATAGTTGAGGATAGGTGTAGTAAACACGAGGTTCCGGCGCTAGGTTTTAGAGATAATGGGGCAGTCACCTTAACGACTAGGCACATACACACTCCCAGCGATGTTTTATCCTCTATCAAACCCTGGGCACGGATAGATGAAATGTTCGACTATCCACAGGTTTACAGGGTATATGTGGAAGCCGTGCGGGGATGCAGTAATTTCATGCGCCCTATGGTGGGGAGCATAGGTTGTATATTCTGCGGAAACTGTAGAAGCAGTAAGAATGAGGAACGAGTTAACTGCCCAGCCAATATCCCGCCTGGTTGCGGTTTTTGCAGTGTTCCCTCAATGTTTGGCCCAGCTAGGTCGAGGAGTGTTGATAGTATAGTGAAAGAAGTAGAGGAGTTAATCGAGCATGGTGCACGTAGGATAGTGTTAAGCGCCCCGGACATCCTAGACTATGGGAGGGATTTACTCGTAAATGGGCCTTTAACTAATCCGTGTAACCCACCAGCGAACACCGAAGCTATCGAGGAGTTGCTATCACGTCTTAACGCGTTGAAACCAGTGTCCCAGGGTAGAGTTGTAGTCATGATTGAGAATATCAAGGCATGCCTGGTCAACGATGAAGTAGCTAAAATACTGGGAAAATACCTGCCTGGGACAACAGTACATATAGGGCTTGAAACCGGTAGTGATATATATAATGACAAGGTATTAGGGAAACCCATAAAAGTAGCTGACGTAGTGAACGCGGTGAGGCTCTTAAAGAAGAACTCGCTTAGACCCTACGTATACCTGATGCATAGCCTACCCTTCGCCAGCAGGAAGATATATGAGGAGACGCTCAAAACCGTTAACGAACTAGGTGAGGCAGGTGTTGAAAAAATAACCCTCTACAAGTATACTCCCCTCCCATATACGGCCTTTGAAAAAATACCATCCGAAGAACGTGGCGTGGAGGAATGGATAGCCAGGTTGAAAGCCGTCGTAAGAAGGTATAACACTATGCAGAAAAAGGAAATCCTGGGTAAGCATGTAGAGGCCTTCATAATTGAAAGTAATGGCAGGGTCTATGGATATCCAGTTAAACATGGACCAGTGATATTTCTAGGTCGGATAGCCAGGAGGGGTCTGGATGGTTGTTTAGTGATAGTTGAGGTGACTGGAACACGGTATAGATATGTGAAGGGTAGGATCGTGAAGATTAAAGAGTGTCCTCCAGCTTCTTGA
- a CDS encoding tRNA(Met) cytidine acetyltransferase TmcA yields the protein MNSSIPASFLKFLTQCGRTSEKLARYRIRGMVIISGSNPVKMASLTYRLIYYYVKKWRRVIKDKKEFTGLYIYHDEFDDAVSMRSEFEKQIGKLGDIDFQFTVYEKSDKYLGITVSILVMDLTRDLKPNDLGRLIGIVEGGGLIVLLTPPWDKWDEFKTIFKMNLTVPQYPEPRHVFIKWVKKHLLEFDGIGIYDADNNRIIKRLELRNEYKPYERKIDIPKNTLFPSGVYEHALTMDQVNVLKIIEEFYEKPPPGKKKVLVLTADRGRGKSCAVGIGAVGLIHLLRKVKPKPRVLVTAPEPSNIQSLMMLAMKVLDKLGYKYDVIRRDGNVIELRSDRFSIEYWEPLNIPKINGDVVIVDEAAGIHVPLLYKILESHKRIIFSSTIHGYEGAGRGFSVRFLKRIKNSKDIILYEYEMTEPIRYNYNDPIENWQFKTLLLDAEPAELSEEDLKDIESGNLVYVEYAPEELFNNENELRQLFGIYVLAHYRNEPDDLGMIADAPHHLVRAAKTRNGKIVCAVQIAYEGPIDEATATELLKGSKIPGNIIPDRFLKHLRYVDFAKTKGWRIVRIATHPAVQGKGIGSWILNRIREEAVRLGLDWIGSGFGVNEQLLRFWLRNGFIPVHISPDRNPVSGEYTILVIQPISEVARRLVEKAAGEFKSKILNSIPVNYREMEPEIALLILDSEPYVYRDKPIHMFTPVAIDRLWTYCQGPMTFEAAADIMFKIARIHWLLHPDVRPKLTRLQEIVLLTKSLQALTWDEVHEITHVPVKELQKEGHEIACIYFNYLTSLEPDKYVPGVRDYMYEFHESNI from the coding sequence ATGAATAGTTCTATCCCGGCTTCATTCTTAAAGTTTTTAACGCAGTGTGGAAGGACTTCAGAGAAGCTGGCGAGATACCGTATAAGAGGCATGGTTATAATCTCTGGCTCGAACCCCGTTAAAATGGCGTCTCTAACGTATAGGCTAATATATTACTATGTTAAGAAATGGCGTAGAGTGATTAAGGATAAGAAAGAGTTCACAGGGCTATATATCTACCACGACGAGTTCGACGATGCAGTCTCAATGCGTAGTGAGTTTGAAAAACAGATAGGAAAGTTGGGGGACATAGATTTCCAATTCACGGTCTACGAGAAAAGCGATAAATACCTGGGTATAACGGTCTCAATCCTCGTTATGGATTTAACACGTGATTTAAAGCCTAACGACCTGGGGAGGTTGATCGGTATAGTTGAGGGGGGCGGCCTAATTGTATTACTGACGCCACCGTGGGATAAATGGGACGAATTCAAGACGATATTCAAGATGAACCTAACGGTTCCCCAATACCCTGAGCCACGTCATGTGTTTATTAAATGGGTTAAAAAACACCTATTGGAATTCGATGGAATAGGCATCTATGATGCTGACAATAATAGAATTATAAAGAGGCTTGAACTAAGAAACGAGTATAAGCCTTACGAGAGAAAAATAGACATACCGAAAAACACGTTGTTCCCGAGCGGGGTTTACGAGCACGCCTTAACCATGGATCAAGTCAACGTGTTGAAAATCATCGAGGAATTCTATGAGAAGCCACCTCCCGGTAAGAAGAAAGTACTCGTACTTACAGCGGATAGGGGAAGGGGGAAGAGTTGTGCAGTGGGCATAGGCGCTGTTGGATTAATACACTTACTTAGAAAAGTAAAGCCTAAGCCACGAGTCCTTGTCACAGCACCGGAGCCAAGCAATATCCAATCCTTAATGATGCTCGCCATGAAGGTCCTTGATAAACTAGGGTATAAGTATGATGTAATCAGGAGAGATGGAAATGTAATAGAGTTGAGAAGCGATAGGTTCAGCATAGAATACTGGGAGCCATTAAACATCCCGAAAATCAATGGTGATGTAGTCATAGTGGATGAAGCGGCCGGTATCCACGTTCCATTATTATACAAGATCCTGGAGTCGCATAAACGGATAATCTTTTCGAGCACTATACATGGCTACGAGGGTGCCGGTAGAGGGTTCTCGGTGAGGTTCCTTAAGAGGATAAAGAATAGTAAAGATATTATCTTATACGAGTATGAGATGACTGAGCCAATACGTTACAATTACAATGACCCCATAGAAAACTGGCAGTTTAAAACACTTCTCCTTGATGCTGAGCCAGCCGAGTTGAGCGAGGAGGACTTGAAGGATATAGAGTCAGGCAACCTCGTGTATGTAGAATATGCTCCAGAGGAATTATTTAATAATGAGAATGAGCTGAGACAGCTATTTGGAATATACGTCCTGGCACACTACCGTAACGAGCCAGATGATCTCGGAATGATAGCCGATGCCCCCCATCACCTTGTAAGGGCTGCAAAGACGAGGAATGGTAAAATAGTTTGCGCTGTTCAGATAGCCTACGAGGGACCAATAGATGAGGCAACAGCCACAGAACTACTTAAAGGATCGAAGATACCCGGAAACATTATTCCGGATAGGTTTCTTAAGCACCTGAGATATGTGGACTTCGCTAAGACCAAGGGGTGGCGTATAGTAAGAATAGCAACGCATCCAGCTGTACAGGGTAAGGGGATTGGAAGCTGGATACTTAATAGAATAAGAGAGGAGGCCGTTCGACTGGGATTGGACTGGATTGGCTCTGGATTTGGTGTAAACGAGCAATTATTGAGGTTCTGGCTTAGAAATGGGTTTATCCCTGTACACATCAGCCCGGATAGAAATCCTGTAAGCGGGGAGTATACAATACTGGTGATACAGCCGATAAGTGAGGTAGCGAGGAGACTGGTTGAGAAGGCTGCAGGCGAGTTTAAATCCAAGATACTTAATAGTATACCGGTTAACTACAGGGAGATGGAGCCCGAGATAGCCCTACTTATTCTTGATAGCGAGCCATACGTATACCGTGATAAACCAATACACATGTTCACTCCTGTGGCAATAGATCGCCTATGGACGTACTGCCAGGGACCTATGACTTTCGAGGCTGCTGCAGATATAATGTTCAAGATTGCTAGAATACATTGGTTGCTCCACCCAGATGTAAGGCCTAAGCTGACCCGTCTCCAGGAAATAGTATTGCTCACTAAGTCTCTTCAAGCACTCACATGGGACGAAGTTCATGAGATAACCCATGTACCGGTTAAAGAGCTTCAGAAGGAAGGGCATGAGATAGCCTGTATATACTTTAACTACTTGACTAGCTTAGAGCCAGATAAATACGTGCCCGGTGTACGGGATTATATGTATGAATTCCATGAGTCCAATATTTAG
- a CDS encoding KaiC domain-containing protein, whose protein sequence is MVERVKTGIPGLDDILNGGIPKRNIVLLSGGPGTGKTILASQFLWNGLQLGEPGIYVALEEHPVQVRINMKNFGWDVRQYEQEGKFAVIDAFTGGVGEAAKREKYVVKDTDSIEELIDVLRTAIREINAQRVVVDSVSTLYLLKPSIARNVVLQLKKVLSGMGTTSLLVSQVSVTERGFGGPGVEHAADGIVRLDLDEIDGELVRSIIVWKMRGTSHSMKRHIMEITDKGVVVYPDKVLKTRRYIAIQE, encoded by the coding sequence ATGGTGGAGAGAGTTAAAACAGGGATACCTGGCTTGGATGACATCCTTAATGGAGGTATACCAAAGAGAAATATAGTGCTATTAAGCGGGGGACCGGGTACAGGGAAAACAATACTTGCTTCACAATTCCTCTGGAATGGACTACAACTCGGTGAGCCAGGCATATATGTTGCACTTGAGGAGCATCCTGTTCAGGTACGCATCAACATGAAGAATTTTGGATGGGATGTCCGCCAATACGAGCAGGAGGGCAAGTTCGCTGTGATAGATGCCTTTACCGGTGGGGTTGGTGAAGCAGCTAAGCGGGAGAAATATGTAGTGAAGGATACTGATAGCATTGAGGAGTTGATCGATGTATTGAGGACAGCGATCAGGGAGATTAATGCCCAGAGAGTTGTGGTTGACAGTGTTTCAACATTATATCTGTTAAAGCCCTCAATAGCCAGAAACGTGGTGCTTCAATTAAAGAAAGTATTATCTGGAATGGGGACCACAAGCCTTCTCGTTTCACAGGTATCAGTGACAGAGAGGGGATTCGGGGGCCCGGGTGTTGAGCACGCGGCTGATGGAATAGTGAGACTAGACCTTGATGAAATAGATGGAGAACTAGTTAGGAGCATAATAGTTTGGAAGATGCGTGGAACAAGTCACAGTATGAAGAGACATATAATGGAGATAACGGATAAAGGCGTAGTCGTATACCCTGATAAAGTGTTGAAGACGCGTAGATACATTGCAATACAGGAGTAG
- a CDS encoding UbiX family flavin prenyltransferase, with translation MVGSSLIIALTGASGISYGLSLLKKINVFKNKYSEVYVVYTFNAVKVALYEEGIDLLEFLKGLNGVKAVYPENDFSSELASSSNLVFADMVIVPASMNTIAKIANGIQDNLVTRTASAVLRLRNKLVLVFRETPLSSIDLFNLYRLATAGAVVMPASPGFYIKPKSIEDTIDFIVGKILDALHVEHNLYKRWGIS, from the coding sequence ATGGTGGGCTCCTCACTTATTATCGCCTTAACTGGGGCAAGCGGTATCTCGTACGGGTTGAGTCTGCTTAAGAAAATAAATGTGTTTAAAAACAAGTATAGTGAGGTCTACGTGGTTTACACCTTTAACGCTGTTAAAGTGGCTTTATATGAGGAAGGCATAGATCTTTTGGAGTTTCTCAAGGGCTTAAATGGTGTTAAGGCAGTTTACCCTGAAAATGATTTTTCATCGGAGCTAGCCAGCAGTAGTAATCTAGTGTTTGCAGACATGGTTATAGTGCCTGCCTCGATGAACACGATTGCCAAGATAGCTAATGGTATCCAAGATAATCTAGTCACGAGAACAGCTAGTGCAGTATTGCGTTTAAGGAATAAACTAGTGTTAGTCTTTAGGGAAACCCCGCTTTCCAGCATAGATTTATTCAACCTATATAGGCTGGCAACGGCTGGCGCGGTAGTAATGCCTGCCTCACCGGGCTTTTATATTAAGCCTAAAAGTATAGAGGATACCATCGATTTCATAGTTGGGAAGATACTCGACGCATTACATGTAGAGCATAATCTCTATAAGAGATGGGGCATTAGTTAA
- the glyS gene encoding glycine--tRNA ligase, with translation MSNGEDIYGNIMELAKKRGIFWGSFDIYGGLAGFYDFGPVGVLLKRNLINLWLKTFVYSNDLVVEIETPVINPRIVFKASGHEESFMDPVVECLKCGRVYRADHLVKEAAGIDVEGLSPEEIHSVILRNNIKCPECGGDLGKPFYTLLLFKTEIGPYKGEIGYLRPENAQGMFINFANILRVARNRLPLGIAQVGKVARNEISPRQGLLRLREFTIMELEFFFDPEEVEEASGYINSIADVKVRVLTSEARVRGVEEPVEYTIRELVEKQIVKTPWLAYWIGLGEVFARRLGIPHEKIRFIEKLPHERAHYSQQTFDQEVYTEKYGWIEIAGYAYRTTYDLSRHIQYSKADLTFFKHYEKPVERIIPKAYPDPGKIKDLYGGEMGRIMERLAQKTPEEIYRELAEKGYVEIEGLKMPSEAFIVKQEREKIHGEKIIPHVVEPSFGVERLLYIVLEYSYTVRDGKTVLKLPVYLAPYHVAVFPLVTGKKQEHARIIEIARNIYRRLIARGFRVIYDDDGSIGRRYARVDEIGIPYAVTVDYQTLEDDTVTVRDRDSTLQERVKIDELEKYLLMKYGFQPDLLTP, from the coding sequence TTGAGTAATGGAGAAGATATATATGGTAACATAATGGAATTAGCAAAGAAACGCGGTATATTCTGGGGAAGCTTCGATATATATGGTGGGTTAGCAGGCTTCTATGATTTCGGTCCGGTTGGAGTACTCCTCAAGAGGAATTTAATCAACCTATGGTTGAAGACATTCGTATACTCTAACGACCTAGTTGTGGAGATTGAAACACCGGTGATTAACCCCAGGATAGTATTTAAGGCAAGCGGACATGAGGAAAGCTTCATGGATCCTGTTGTAGAATGCCTTAAATGCGGTAGAGTATACAGGGCTGATCACCTGGTTAAGGAGGCAGCAGGCATAGATGTAGAGGGTTTAAGCCCCGAGGAAATACACAGTGTTATCCTGAGAAACAATATCAAGTGCCCCGAGTGCGGTGGTGATCTAGGTAAACCCTTCTATACCCTCCTATTGTTTAAAACAGAGATAGGCCCATACAAGGGGGAAATAGGCTACCTCAGGCCCGAGAACGCTCAAGGGATGTTCATAAATTTCGCGAATATTCTCAGAGTAGCTAGAAACAGGCTTCCACTAGGCATAGCACAGGTCGGCAAGGTTGCTAGAAACGAGATATCGCCACGCCAAGGGTTACTCAGGCTCAGGGAGTTCACTATAATGGAGCTCGAGTTCTTCTTCGATCCAGAAGAGGTGGAAGAGGCAAGTGGATACATTAATAGCATCGCAGATGTAAAAGTAAGAGTGCTCACTAGTGAAGCTAGAGTGAGGGGTGTAGAAGAACCAGTTGAATATACTATTAGAGAACTAGTTGAGAAACAGATAGTTAAAACCCCATGGCTTGCCTACTGGATTGGTTTAGGAGAGGTGTTTGCGAGAAGACTTGGAATACCACATGAAAAAATCAGGTTCATCGAGAAGCTACCTCATGAAAGAGCCCATTACTCCCAGCAGACATTCGACCAGGAAGTATACACCGAGAAATATGGATGGATAGAGATAGCTGGATACGCTTATAGAACGACATACGATTTAAGCAGACATATACAGTATAGTAAAGCGGACCTAACGTTCTTTAAACACTATGAGAAACCAGTTGAAAGAATTATCCCAAAAGCATATCCTGATCCAGGTAAAATAAAAGACCTCTATGGCGGGGAAATGGGAAGAATAATGGAAAGACTCGCTCAGAAAACTCCTGAGGAGATCTATAGAGAGCTGGCTGAAAAAGGATATGTCGAAATAGAGGGGCTTAAGATGCCTAGTGAAGCCTTCATAGTAAAGCAGGAAAGGGAGAAAATACATGGAGAGAAAATCATTCCACACGTCGTAGAACCATCATTCGGGGTTGAGAGGCTCCTATATATAGTCCTTGAATACTCGTACACGGTGAGGGATGGTAAGACAGTTCTAAAACTACCAGTATACCTAGCCCCCTACCACGTAGCAGTATTCCCATTAGTAACGGGCAAAAAGCAAGAGCATGCGAGGATAATTGAAATAGCTAGAAACATATATAGAAGACTCATTGCAAGAGGATTCAGAGTTATCTACGATGATGATGGAAGCATCGGTAGGAGGTATGCCAGGGTCGATGAGATAGGCATCCCATACGCTGTAACAGTAGACTACCAGACCCTGGAAGACGACACAGTAACTGTGAGAGATAGAGATAGCACTCTCCAGGAGAGAGTAAAGATCGATGAGCTCGAGAAATACCTGCTTATGAAATACGGGTTCCAGCCCGACCTACTTACTCCTTAA
- a CDS encoding CDC48 family AAA ATPase, whose translation MSSQKRSEKGIKLRVGEARQRDVGRKIARIDRETMDKLGVSPGDFIEVIGPKGSDVVKVWQAYPEDEGTGLIRIDGMVRKKLGVSPGDYVTVRPISVEPAVKVTIAPIGELPVYGDLSGYIKRQIIGNPVKRGDIIEVPLYGMLLRFAVISTQPSTIVYITEHTYIEVRTEPVRPEVLGEGIPKVTWEDIGDLDEVKQKIREIVELPLKYPELFEHLGIEPPKGILLYGPPGTGKTLLAKALANEIGAYFVTINGPEIMSKFYGESEERLRKIFEEAQANAPAVIFIDEIDSIAPKREEVTGEVEKRVVAQLLTLMDGLKERGKVIVIGATNRPDALDPALRRPGRFDREIEIPPPDKRARREILAVHTRNMPLAEDVDLDKIADMTHGYTGADIAALVKEAAMNALRRFMKEEGIEIEKGQPIPAEKLEKLKVTMDDFLTAMKNVQPSLIREVFVEVPSVHWDDIGGLEDVKQELREAIEWPMKYPHVFEKMGLEPPKGILLFGPPGTGKTLLAKAVATESGANFITVRGPEVLSKWVGESEKAIRQIFRRARMVAPAVVFFDEIDSIAGIRGSDPSGVIDRIVNQLLTELDGIQPLRRVVTIAATNRPDLLDPALLRPGRFDRLVYVPPPDYNARLQIFKVHTRKLPLAEDVNLDELARRTEGYTGADIAAVCREASLIALRERYRSTGTLDVVKVGMEHFIKALEKVPPSLSKSDIEMYERLAKELKRVSGSGSFRRVSLPYG comes from the coding sequence ATGAGTAGTCAGAAGAGAAGCGAAAAAGGGATTAAGCTAAGGGTTGGTGAGGCAAGGCAGAGAGATGTGGGTAGAAAAATCGCGCGGATCGATAGGGAAACCATGGATAAACTGGGTGTTTCACCAGGAGACTTCATCGAGGTCATCGGCCCAAAGGGTAGTGATGTAGTGAAGGTTTGGCAGGCTTACCCTGAAGATGAGGGTACAGGGCTGATACGAATAGATGGAATGGTTAGAAAGAAACTGGGTGTTTCACCAGGAGACTATGTTACTGTTAGACCGATATCTGTAGAACCAGCGGTAAAGGTGACTATTGCACCTATTGGCGAACTACCGGTGTACGGTGATTTATCCGGCTATATTAAGAGACAAATAATAGGGAACCCGGTTAAGAGAGGGGATATAATCGAGGTACCATTATACGGTATGCTACTCAGGTTTGCCGTGATAAGTACTCAACCCTCTACCATAGTATACATAACTGAACACACATATATCGAAGTTAGGACCGAGCCGGTGAGGCCCGAGGTACTTGGCGAGGGCATTCCGAAAGTAACATGGGAGGACATCGGAGACTTAGATGAGGTTAAGCAGAAGATAAGGGAGATCGTCGAGCTACCTTTAAAATACCCAGAGCTCTTCGAGCATCTGGGTATAGAGCCACCTAAGGGGATATTGCTCTATGGTCCACCGGGCACAGGTAAGACGCTGCTGGCTAAGGCTTTAGCTAACGAGATAGGGGCTTACTTTGTAACTATTAATGGACCGGAGATAATGAGTAAATTCTACGGTGAATCCGAGGAGAGGCTAAGGAAGATATTCGAGGAAGCCCAGGCCAACGCGCCAGCCGTCATATTCATTGATGAGATAGATAGCATTGCTCCTAAGCGTGAGGAGGTAACTGGTGAAGTGGAGAAAAGAGTGGTGGCGCAGCTTCTCACGTTGATGGATGGTTTGAAGGAGAGGGGTAAAGTAATAGTTATCGGTGCAACAAACCGACCAGATGCATTAGATCCCGCTCTCAGGAGACCTGGGAGATTTGACAGGGAAATCGAGATACCTCCACCAGATAAGAGGGCAAGGAGGGAGATCCTGGCTGTACATACTAGGAACATGCCTCTAGCCGAGGATGTAGACCTCGATAAGATAGCTGATATGACTCATGGATACACCGGGGCCGATATAGCGGCGCTTGTGAAAGAAGCCGCAATGAATGCCTTAAGGAGATTCATGAAGGAGGAGGGTATAGAGATAGAAAAGGGGCAACCAATACCAGCAGAGAAGCTGGAGAAGCTGAAGGTTACAATGGATGATTTTCTCACAGCAATGAAGAATGTGCAGCCCTCATTAATCAGGGAAGTATTCGTAGAAGTACCAAGCGTGCATTGGGATGATATAGGTGGGTTAGAGGATGTTAAACAAGAATTAAGAGAAGCCATTGAGTGGCCGATGAAGTATCCACATGTATTCGAGAAGATGGGTTTAGAGCCGCCTAAAGGAATACTGTTGTTTGGTCCCCCCGGAACAGGTAAGACCCTGCTTGCGAAGGCTGTTGCAACCGAGAGCGGGGCAAACTTTATAACTGTAAGGGGACCAGAAGTGCTCAGTAAATGGGTTGGAGAATCTGAGAAGGCTATTAGACAGATATTTAGAAGGGCTAGAATGGTTGCACCAGCCGTTGTATTCTTTGATGAGATAGACAGTATAGCTGGTATCAGGGGAAGCGATCCCAGCGGTGTAATAGATAGAATAGTCAACCAGTTATTAACGGAGCTCGACGGTATTCAGCCTTTGAGAAGGGTTGTGACAATCGCCGCCACGAATAGGCCTGACCTCCTGGATCCAGCCCTCCTGAGGCCGGGTAGATTCGATCGCCTCGTATACGTGCCGCCTCCAGACTATAATGCGAGGCTCCAAATATTCAAGGTCCATACAAGGAAGCTACCTCTAGCCGAAGACGTGAACCTGGATGAACTAGCAAGGAGGACAGAGGGTTACACGGGTGCTGATATAGCGGCTGTATGCAGGGAGGCATCACTAATAGCTCTAAGGGAGAGGTATAGGAGCACTGGGACTCTGGATGTAGTTAAGGTGGGGATGGAGCATTTCATTAAGGCTTTAGAGAAGGTGCCTCCCTCACTGAGTAAAAGCGATATAGAGATGTATGAGAGGCTTGCAAAGGAATTAAAGAGGGTTAGCGGCAGCGGCTCCTTTAGAAGGGTTTCACTACCCTACGGCTAG